A stretch of the Erpetoichthys calabaricus chromosome 3, fErpCal1.3, whole genome shotgun sequence genome encodes the following:
- the LOC127526931 gene encoding trace amine-associated receptor 13c-like, with protein MALELQTIDTVQYCFEAGNVSCLKEIRPTVVYVVLYIFSAAVVMLTIWGNLFVMISIFHFKQLHTPTNLLVLSLAVADFLVGATVMPFTVIRSIEKCWYFGSVGCTIHSICFLVLTAVSIGSLVLIAIDRYFAICHPFFYSAKVTIPVTCIFIAISWTVSLFYSLSILYFKGYIDDAKELNICPGDCAFVFNTTWGTVDMIVTFIIPFLLMILFYTLIFIVAKKHARLINNMSKHVRSSEGRMFNLPKKSETKAAITLGIVVIVFILCWVPYYISTFLVPYMNVDDPSVILQAFSWVAYCNSSMNPIIYALFYPWFQKSVKLIITFKIYSPGSSLINLFPDSN; from the coding sequence ATGGCACTTGAACTTCAAACTATCGACACTGTACAATACTGCTTTGAAGCTGGAAATGTGTCTTGTCTTAAGGAAATCCGACCAACTGTGGTATATGTGgttctttatatattttctgcAGCTGTTGTAATGCTTACTATTTGGGGAAACCTTTTTGTGATgatttcaatatttcattttaaacagctTCACACTCCAACCAACCTGCTCGTTCTTTCTCTGGCTGTGGCTGACTTTCTAGTGGGAGCAACTGTAATGCCATTCACAGTTATTCGATCGATAGAAAAATGCTGGTATTTTGGCAGTGTTGGTTGTACTATTCACAGTATTTGCTTTCTTGTTTTAACTGCTGTTTCCATTGGTAGTTTAGTGCTTATTGCTATTGACCGTTATTTTGCAATTTGTCATCCATTCTTTTACTCTGCTAAAGTTACAATCCCGGTCACTTGTATATTTATAGCCATTAGCTGGACAGTATCTCTATTTTACTCATTATCAATTCTGTACTTTAAAGGATATATTGATGATGCAAAAGAATTAAATATTTGCCCTGGAGACTGTGCCTTTGTATTTAATACAACATGGGGTACAGTTGATATgattgtaacatttattattccttttctgttaatgattttattttatacactcaTATTTATTGTTGCAAAAAAACATGCAAGACTAATTAATAATATGTCAAAACATGTAAGGTCTTCTGAAGGGAGGATGTTTAACTTaccaaaaaaatctgaaacaaaagCAGCCATAACGTTGGGGATTGTGGTAATAGTATTTATTCTTTGCTGGGTTCCTTATTACATTTCCACTTTCCTTGTTCCTTACATGAATGTAGATGATCCTTCAGTTATACTTCAAGCATTTTCTTGGGTTGCTTATTGTAATTCTAGTatgaatccaattatttatgctttgttttaCCCCTGGTTTCAAAAGTCGGTTAAACTGATAATAACCTTCAAAATATACAGTCCAGGCTCATCTTTAATTAACCTGTTTCCAGACAGTAAttga